The DNA sequence TCCACTGGCTTTGGCAACCTCGATGCTGCAGTCGAGAAGTTGGCTTTTATAGAGCAACCTGCCGTCGATGGTCTGGATATCGCCGGCGCGTTGCATTGCGGTCGAAACAGAACCGTCCGGGCCCTCGCGCAGCGCATCGACCTGGGAGACGATCAGAATATCGGCGGCTCGTTGCCGATCGTGTTGAAGCAGCTCCGCGAGAGCGGGAAAAGGGGCGCCGTTCGCCACATGAAAAGTAACCTTGGCATCGAGAGAATGGCCGATGATGCTCCTGCTCCTCGCTTCTTCGAGCGCCTTCAACACTTCGCTTCGCTCTTTGAAAATCTGCTCCCAGCGCTGGCCGAGCGCTTCGTCCAAAAGCCGTTTTTCCGGCGTCGGCATGCGCGACATGAAAACGGTTTCGGCCGATCCCCTGCGCTTCGGCATGTGCTCCCAAATCTCCGCCGCAGTGAAAGAAAGAACCGGGGCCATGAGATGGACCAGAGAATCCAGGATCCGATAGAGCGTTGTTTGCGCCGACCTTCTTTCGGTTGACGCCGCCGCCTCGCAGTAGAGACGGTCCTTGACGATATCCAGGTATAGCGCGGAGAGATCGACGCTGCAGAAGTTGTTGAGTGCGTGATAGACGGCGTGAAACTCGAAATCCTCGTAGGCCGCTAAACACCGGGTCAGGAGCGTCTGCATGCGGTGAAGAGTCCAGCGGTCCAACTCGTCGAGCTTTTCCGGATCGGGCGCATCTTTATCGGGATCGAAGTCGTAGAGATTGCCGATGAGGAACCGGGCGGTGTTGCGCAGCTTGCGATAGGCCTCCACCAAGCGGTTCAGTATCTCGTCGGAGATCCTGACGTCTTCCCGATAATCTTCCGCCGCTACCCATAACCGGATGATCTCGGCGCCGTGCTTTTTCATGATTTCCTGCGGCGCGACGACGTTGCCGAGCGACTTGGACATCTTCCGGCCCTTGCCGTCGAGCGTAAAGCCGTGCGTGAGCACGCTCGCGTACGGCGCCCGCCTGCGGGTCGCGACCGAGGTCAGGAGCGCAGTGTGAAACCAGCCGCGGTGCTGATCGCTGCCTTCAAGGTACAAATCGGCCCGCCCGCCCAGGCGAGGATCGGTTTCAACAACGGCGGCATGGCTGACGCCGGAGTCGAACCAAACGTCGAGAATGTCTTCTTCCTTGGAGAAATCGCCGCCGCCGCATCCGGCGCAGTGAAGCCCTGGCGGGGCCAGCTCCGCCGCTGAACGGATGAACCATGCGTCCGAGCCTTCCTTCTCGAAGATTGAAGCGACGTGGTCGCAGATCTCCCGGCTCACGATCGCCTGGCGACACTTATTGCAGTAGAAAACCGGAATCGGCACGCCCCATACGCGCTGCCGCGAGATGCACCAGTCGGGCCTGCTCTCCAACATGCCGCGGATACGGTCGCGGCCCCAGGGCGGAATCCATTCGACCTGATCGATCGCTTCCAGGGCGCGGCGGCGGAGATCGTTCTTCTCCATCGAGACGAACCACTGCTCGGTGGCGCGAAAGATCACCGGCTTTTTGCAGCGCCAGCAGTGCGGATAGCTGTGCGTGAGCTTCTCTTCTTTGAGCAGCGCGCGAGTCTCCGTCAACTTTTGCAGAATCCTCGCATCGGCTTTAAACACTGACTCGCCCGCGAGATCTCCTGCCTCGGCGGTGAATCTTCCCTCGGCATCCACCGGCGCGAGAACTTCGAGCCCATAGCGTTGGCCGACTTCGTAGTCCTCGTATCCGTGGCCCGGCGCGATGTGCACCGCGCCGGTGCCCTGATCGTGCGTGACAAATTCTCCCAGGATCACTTTGACGTCGCGGTCGAGCCACGGGTGGCGGCAGACGATCCCTTCCAGCTCGGCGCCGCGCCATGCGCCGGGAGTGACCTCGAACTCGCCCGGCTTGAACCCCCCCGCCTTCATGACGCTCTCAATCAGCTCCTGATCGAGAATCAATTCGCCCGCCGGAGTTTTAACATGGCGGTACATGAAATCTGGATGGACGGCGATCGCCTGGTTCGCCGGCAAGGTCCAGGGGGTCGTGGTCCAGATGACGAAAAAAGTCCCGGACGGATCGGGAGAAAATTTTCCTTGAGGATTTTTCACCGCGAACTTCACGTAGATCGACGCCGAAGTGTGCTCTTCGTACTCGACCTCGGCTTCGGCCAGCGCCGTGACGCAGGACGCGCACCAGTAGACCGGCTTTTTCTGCCGGTAGAGCGCGCCCGCGGCGATGAACTTTCCCAGCTCGCGGATCTCGACCGCCTCATATTGAGGGTCCAAAGTTCGATAAGGATTTTCCCAGTCGCCCAAAACTCCGAGCCGTTTGAATTCATCGCGCTGGATCGAGATGTATTTCTCCGCGTATTCCCTGCACAGGCGGCGCACCTCGGCCTTGCTCAGCGCGGCTTTCTTCTGCCGGCCGATATTTTTTTCCACCTGGAGCTCGATCGGCAGCCCGTGGCAATCCCAGCCCGGCACATAAGGCGCGAAATGCCCCGTCATGCTCTTCGACTTGATGATGACGTCTTTCAAGATTTTA is a window from the Candidatus Binatia bacterium genome containing:
- the ileS gene encoding isoleucine--tRNA ligase, producing the protein MDYKDTLNLPKTGFPMRANLPQNEPKQVKKWEREKIYFKILEANGGKKKYILHDGPPYANGNIHIGHALNKILKDVIIKSKSMTGHFAPYVPGWDCHGLPIELQVEKNIGRQKKAALSKAEVRRLCREYAEKYISIQRDEFKRLGVLGDWENPYRTLDPQYEAVEIRELGKFIAAGALYRQKKPVYWCASCVTALAEAEVEYEEHTSASIYVKFAVKNPQGKFSPDPSGTFFVIWTTTPWTLPANQAIAVHPDFMYRHVKTPAGELILDQELIESVMKAGGFKPGEFEVTPGAWRGAELEGIVCRHPWLDRDVKVILGEFVTHDQGTGAVHIAPGHGYEDYEVGQRYGLEVLAPVDAEGRFTAEAGDLAGESVFKADARILQKLTETRALLKEEKLTHSYPHCWRCKKPVIFRATEQWFVSMEKNDLRRRALEAIDQVEWIPPWGRDRIRGMLESRPDWCISRQRVWGVPIPVFYCNKCRQAIVSREICDHVASIFEKEGSDAWFIRSAAELAPPGLHCAGCGGGDFSKEEDILDVWFDSGVSHAAVVETDPRLGGRADLYLEGSDQHRGWFHTALLTSVATRRRAPYASVLTHGFTLDGKGRKMSKSLGNVVAPQEIMKKHGAEIIRLWVAAEDYREDVRISDEILNRLVEAYRKLRNTARFLIGNLYDFDPDKDAPDPEKLDELDRWTLHRMQTLLTRCLAAYEDFEFHAVYHALNNFCSVDLSALYLDIVKDRLYCEAAASTERRSAQTTLYRILDSLVHLMAPVLSFTAAEIWEHMPKRRGSAETVFMSRMPTPEKRLLDEALGQRWEQIFKERSEVLKALEEARSRSIIGHSLDAKVTFHVANGAPFPALAELLQHDRQRAADILIVSQVDALREGPDGSVSTAMQRAGDIQTIDGRLLYKSQLLDCSIEVAKASGRKCERCWKYSEDVGKNPDHPTVCARCARVLMGAAT